A single window of Uloborus diversus isolate 005 chromosome 5, Udiv.v.3.1, whole genome shotgun sequence DNA harbors:
- the LOC129222866 gene encoding uncharacterized protein LOC129222866 produces the protein MKIFVFFVIPLLALTKGAPQMQPGMGPPMGNMGPPMGVPMGQPMNNMGNNYVPQQYVPNMPYGMPQNSQGVPGAGYGQYGQYGQYGK, from the coding sequence GTATTTTTTGTAATACCCCTGCTTGCCTTGACGAAAGGAGCTCCTCAAATGCAGCCTGGTATGGGTCCTCCAATGGGAAACATGGGACCACCAATGGGAGTGCCAATGGGACAACCAATGAACAACATGGGAAATAATTACGTACCTCAGCAGTACGTACCAAACATGCCTTATGGTATGCCTCAAAACTCCCAAGGTGTTCCAGGAGCAGGTTATGGACAATACGGTCAATATGGACAGTAtggaaagtaa